From the Chloroflexota bacterium genome, one window contains:
- the tkt gene encoding transketolase yields MTAATDPTRTAEPSLDQLAIDTIRTLSIDAVQKANSGHPGAPMGAAPMAYTLWTRFLRHAPRTPHWPDRDRFVLSAGHASMLLYSLLHLTGYDVTLDDLEHFRQWGSRTPGHPEHGRTAGVEATTGPLGQGFANGVGMAIAERRLGAEFDRPGHTVVDHRTFAICSDGDLQEGISSEAASLAGHLRLGKLIYLYDDNHVQLDGPTRMAWSEDVLERFDAYGWHTERVHDGNATAEIEAAIDAALIDERPSLIAVRTHIGYGSPNKQDSSKAHGAPLGVEEVRLTKEAYGWDPDRSFYVPDEVRVAMGGAVERGERLVAAWEARLARYAEAFPDEAAELRRRIAGELRAGWADGLQTYDVGEDYATRQVSQRSIQALADRVPELFGGAADLSESNLTDIAEAGDFEADEPGRNLRFGVREHGMGGIGNGIAYHGGFIPYVGTFLQFSDYMRGSVRLAALAGIHIVYVWTHDSIGLGEDGPTHQPIEHYAALRAIPNLWFVRPGDANEATAAWVLALERRDGPVALALTRQKLTTYAETADRARDGVRRGGYVVRESSGGASGIDLIVMATGSELGLAMEANVRLEADGVRTRVVSLPCWEAFERQDAAYREAVLPPAVRRRLSVEAGVTLGWDRWVGDEGAIVGIDHFGASAPAATIFSHFGFTVDHIAEVARGVAAGTIRGRVPTVDPGHQPAGLGLGRGGH; encoded by the coding sequence ATGACCGCCGCCACCGACCCGACCCGCACCGCCGAGCCGTCGCTCGACCAGCTCGCGATCGACACCATCCGGACGCTCTCGATCGACGCCGTCCAGAAGGCGAACTCCGGTCACCCGGGCGCCCCGATGGGCGCGGCGCCGATGGCGTACACACTCTGGACGCGGTTCCTGCGCCATGCGCCGCGGACGCCGCACTGGCCGGACCGCGACCGATTCGTCCTGAGCGCCGGCCACGCGAGCATGCTCCTCTACTCGCTCCTCCATCTGACCGGGTACGACGTGACGCTCGACGACCTCGAGCATTTCCGGCAGTGGGGATCGCGGACGCCGGGCCACCCGGAGCACGGCCGCACCGCCGGCGTGGAGGCGACGACCGGTCCGCTCGGCCAGGGCTTCGCCAACGGCGTCGGGATGGCCATCGCCGAACGGCGGCTCGGCGCGGAGTTCGATCGGCCCGGCCACACCGTCGTGGACCATCGGACGTTCGCGATCTGCTCGGACGGCGATCTCCAGGAGGGGATCTCCTCGGAGGCGGCGAGCCTCGCCGGCCACCTCCGCCTCGGCAAGCTCATCTACCTGTACGACGACAACCACGTCCAGCTGGACGGGCCGACCCGCATGGCGTGGAGCGAGGACGTCCTCGAACGCTTCGACGCCTACGGCTGGCACACCGAGCGCGTCCACGACGGCAACGCGACCGCGGAGATCGAGGCGGCGATCGATGCCGCACTCATCGACGAGCGGCCGAGCCTCATCGCCGTCCGCACGCATATCGGCTACGGCAGCCCGAACAAGCAGGACAGTTCGAAGGCCCATGGCGCGCCGCTCGGCGTGGAAGAAGTCCGCCTGACGAAAGAGGCGTACGGCTGGGACCCGGATCGATCGTTCTACGTGCCGGACGAGGTGCGCGTCGCGATGGGCGGGGCCGTCGAGCGGGGCGAGCGGCTCGTCGCCGCCTGGGAGGCCCGGCTGGCTCGCTACGCCGAGGCGTTCCCGGATGAGGCCGCCGAGCTGCGACGACGGATCGCCGGCGAGCTCCGCGCCGGCTGGGCGGACGGTCTCCAGACGTATGACGTCGGCGAGGACTACGCCACCCGTCAGGTGAGTCAGCGATCGATCCAGGCGCTCGCGGACCGGGTGCCGGAGCTCTTCGGCGGCGCCGCGGACCTCTCCGAGAGCAACCTCACGGACATCGCCGAGGCCGGCGACTTCGAGGCCGACGAACCCGGACGGAACCTCAGGTTCGGGGTCCGCGAGCATGGCATGGGAGGCATCGGGAACGGGATCGCCTATCACGGCGGCTTCATCCCGTACGTGGGGACCTTCCTCCAGTTCAGCGATTACATGCGCGGCTCGGTCCGCCTCGCCGCACTCGCCGGGATCCACATCGTCTACGTCTGGACCCACGATTCGATCGGTCTCGGCGAGGACGGTCCCACGCACCAGCCGATCGAGCACTATGCGGCACTCCGCGCGATCCCGAACCTGTGGTTCGTGCGACCGGGCGACGCGAACGAGGCCACCGCGGCATGGGTGCTCGCACTCGAGCGTCGGGACGGCCCCGTGGCGCTCGCCCTCACCCGCCAGAAGCTCACCACCTACGCCGAGACCGCGGACCGCGCGCGCGATGGCGTCCGGCGGGGCGGCTACGTCGTCCGCGAGTCGTCCGGCGGCGCGTCCGGCATCGACCTCATCGTCATGGCGACCGGCTCGGAGCTCGGCCTCGCCATGGAGGCGAACGTCCGCCTCGAAGCGGACGGGGTCCGGACACGGGTCGTGTCGCTGCCGTGCTGGGAGGCGTTCGAGCGCCAGGATGCAGCATACCGGGAGGCCGTCCTGCCCCCGGCGGTCCGGCGGCGGCTCAGCGTGGAGGCAGGAGTGACCCTCGGCTGGGACCGCTGGGTGGGCGACGAAGGCGCGATCGTGGGGATCGACCATTTCGGCGCCTCGGCGCCGGCGGCCACGATCTTCAGTCACTTCGGCTTCACGGTGGACCACATCGCGGAGGTCGCCCGCGGCGTTGCCGCCGGGACGATCCGCGGTCGAGTACCCACCGTCGACCCAGGTCATCAGCCGGCCGGCCTCGGGCTCGGCCGCGGCGGCCACTGA
- a CDS encoding RpiB/LacA/LacB family sugar-phosphate isomerase produces the protein MRIAFAADHGGAALKGELLRVLRTTATEHEFIDLGGDGSDPADDYPDFSVRAGRAIQDEAADRAILICGSGVGASVAANKMRGVRASVCHDTYSSHQGVEHDDMNILCLGARIVAIELALECCRAFLGARFSGEPRHVRRLRKVLAIEAAEG, from the coding sequence GTGCGGATCGCGTTCGCGGCGGACCACGGCGGAGCCGCGCTCAAGGGAGAGCTCCTCCGCGTCCTGCGGACCACCGCGACCGAGCATGAGTTCATCGATCTCGGCGGGGACGGCAGCGACCCGGCGGACGACTACCCGGACTTCAGCGTCCGGGCCGGCCGAGCGATCCAGGACGAGGCGGCGGACCGGGCGATCCTCATCTGCGGCAGCGGCGTGGGCGCCTCCGTGGCGGCGAACAAGATGCGTGGCGTCCGCGCCTCTGTCTGCCACGACACGTATTCGTCCCACCAGGGCGTCGAACACGACGACATGAACATCCTCTGCCTCGGAGCACGGATCGTGGCGATCGAGCTCGCCCTCGAGTGCTGCCGGGCGTTCCTCGGAGCACGGTTCTCCGGTGAGCCGCGCCACGTCCGACGCCTGAGGAAGGTCCTCGCCATCGAAGCCGCGGAAGGCTGA
- the zwf gene encoding glucose-6-phosphate dehydrogenase: MTTKASPAIDSPNPVATRPAKDAPRTIRDLRLARSGRRRTDRRDSRRAENPLREGLRLERMPDPFVFVLFGGTGDLAHRKVVPALYQLWRTNLLPHEFMLVAIGRRPYDDESFRTDIRAALDRFSRVLPVDEAVWAAFRERIVYHSGDFNDADTYARLSARLDACDTDHGTRGNRLYYLATHSSSFPEIIGELGRAGLDHEVHGGGWRRIVIEKPFGRDLESALRLNREVGKVFRESQVYRIDHYLGKETVRNLLVFRFGNGIFEPIWNRRYVDHVQITVAESIGIEGRGSFYEETGASRDFLQNHLMQLLSLVAMEPPASFDADALRDEKVKVVRAIAPMEPDAIRSDIVRGQYGRGWVAATEVPAYREEPDVDPESETETFVAARFEIDDWRWAGVPFYLRMGKRLPKRATEIAIQFRAVPHRLFTGAGTDPEPNLLAMRIQPDEGILLRFGAKVPGLGIDVRAVNMDFTYGSAFNVDSPDAYETLILDALLGDASLFTRADEVEEAWGIVTPILDAWADSPPPDFPSYEAGSWGPTAADDLLARDGRRWRRI, encoded by the coding sequence ATGACGACGAAGGCATCGCCCGCGATCGATTCGCCGAACCCGGTCGCCACAAGGCCGGCGAAGGACGCACCGCGGACGATCCGTGACCTGCGGCTCGCCCGGTCCGGCAGGCGTCGCACGGACCGCCGGGACTCGAGGCGCGCGGAGAACCCCCTTCGCGAGGGCCTCCGCCTCGAGCGGATGCCGGATCCGTTCGTCTTCGTCCTCTTCGGCGGCACCGGCGACCTGGCCCACCGCAAGGTCGTGCCGGCGCTCTATCAGCTGTGGCGGACCAACCTCCTGCCCCATGAGTTCATGCTCGTCGCGATCGGCCGGCGACCGTATGACGATGAGAGCTTTCGGACGGATATCCGCGCCGCGCTCGACCGGTTCAGCCGGGTCCTGCCGGTGGACGAAGCCGTCTGGGCCGCGTTCCGCGAACGGATCGTCTATCACAGCGGTGACTTCAACGACGCCGACACCTACGCCCGGCTCTCGGCTCGCCTCGATGCGTGCGACACGGACCACGGCACGCGCGGCAACCGGCTCTACTACCTCGCCACCCACTCCTCCTCGTTCCCCGAGATCATCGGCGAGCTCGGCCGGGCGGGCCTCGACCACGAGGTCCATGGCGGTGGCTGGCGGCGGATCGTCATCGAGAAGCCGTTCGGTCGCGACCTCGAGTCCGCCCTCCGCCTCAACCGCGAGGTCGGCAAGGTCTTCCGCGAGTCGCAGGTCTACCGCATCGATCACTACCTCGGCAAGGAGACCGTCCGGAACCTCCTCGTCTTCCGCTTCGGCAACGGCATCTTCGAGCCGATCTGGAATCGGCGCTATGTGGACCACGTCCAGATCACCGTCGCCGAGTCGATCGGGATCGAGGGCCGCGGATCGTTCTACGAGGAGACGGGCGCGAGCCGCGACTTCCTCCAGAACCACCTCATGCAGCTCCTCAGCCTCGTCGCCATGGAACCGCCGGCGAGCTTCGACGCGGACGCCCTCCGCGACGAGAAGGTGAAGGTCGTCCGGGCGATCGCGCCGATGGAGCCCGACGCGATCCGGAGCGACATCGTCCGCGGCCAGTACGGCCGCGGCTGGGTCGCCGCGACGGAGGTGCCCGCGTACCGGGAGGAGCCGGACGTCGATCCCGAGTCGGAGACGGAGACGTTCGTCGCCGCGCGCTTCGAGATCGACGACTGGCGCTGGGCCGGCGTGCCGTTCTACCTGCGGATGGGCAAGCGGCTGCCGAAGCGGGCGACGGAGATCGCCATCCAGTTCCGGGCCGTCCCCCACCGTCTCTTCACCGGGGCCGGCACGGATCCGGAGCCGAACCTCCTTGCCATGCGGATCCAGCCGGACGAGGGCATCCTCCTCCGCTTCGGCGCGAAGGTGCCGGGCCTCGGCATCGACGTGCGGGCCGTGAACATGGACTTCACCTACGGCTCGGCGTTCAATGTGGACTCGCCCGATGCCTACGAGACGCTCATCCTCGACGCCCTGCTCGGCGATGCGTCGCTCTTCACCCGCGCCGACGAGGTCGAGGAGGCGTGGGGGATCGTCACCCCGATCCTCGACGCCTGGGCCGACTCGCCACCTCCGGACTTCCCGAGCTACGAGGCCGGCTCATGGGGCCCGACCGCCGCCGACGATCTGCTCGCCCGGGACGGGCGGCGCTGGCGGCGGATCTGA
- a CDS encoding glucose-6-phosphate dehydrogenase assembly protein OpcA — MAGGSGVAVADRPATPGEPTLRWASRAHSIAEIEQELGKIWAVPKLTAVVEGVEERHVAARTSVMNLVVVARRDELGEHAAAVIRQLTGRHPSRTLILTSADPEGRSWLDANIQAFCVLPRADAAETCAEEIHIRAGGAAGRHLEAIVAPLLIHDLPVTLWWPSEIPFGSGAARDLLAMADRLIVDGSSWTGDGLARLGELAAAMDRDRLAVNDFALIRQSRWREAIASVFDLPEFTPYLRSIRRISLTYGTHDETGAPGSTNVVKPVYHVAWLASRLGMTVERPLGPVDGARAATRAPGRLGVRTGAGGSPALHRGLVASLRAQRSDVAVVIRPVLSAMPAGTTLRVELLAERRGSELRADVTAEAETVHVRVWLDGVAALERSFLAARRTEVDLLGDAIEAGGRDPAIARDTIRMAARLAGG, encoded by the coding sequence ATGGCAGGCGGCTCGGGGGTCGCCGTCGCGGATCGGCCCGCAACGCCGGGAGAGCCGACCCTCCGCTGGGCGTCGCGCGCCCATTCGATCGCCGAGATCGAGCAGGAGCTCGGGAAGATCTGGGCCGTTCCCAAGCTCACCGCCGTCGTCGAGGGAGTCGAGGAGCGACACGTCGCCGCCCGCACGAGTGTCATGAACCTCGTCGTCGTCGCCCGCCGCGACGAGCTCGGCGAGCACGCGGCGGCCGTGATCCGCCAGTTGACCGGCCGGCATCCCTCGCGGACGCTCATCCTCACCTCGGCCGATCCCGAGGGACGCTCCTGGCTCGACGCGAACATCCAGGCCTTCTGCGTCCTGCCACGGGCCGATGCGGCGGAGACGTGCGCCGAGGAGATCCACATCCGCGCCGGCGGCGCGGCCGGGCGCCACCTCGAGGCGATCGTCGCCCCGCTCCTCATCCACGACCTCCCGGTCACCCTGTGGTGGCCGTCCGAGATACCGTTCGGTTCCGGGGCGGCCCGCGACCTGCTCGCGATGGCGGATCGGCTCATCGTCGACGGATCGAGCTGGACCGGCGACGGGCTCGCCCGCCTCGGCGAGCTCGCCGCGGCGATGGATCGCGATCGGCTCGCCGTCAACGACTTCGCGCTCATCCGGCAGAGTCGCTGGCGGGAGGCGATCGCCTCCGTCTTCGACCTGCCGGAGTTCACCCCGTATCTCCGTTCGATCCGCCGGATCTCCCTCACCTACGGGACGCACGACGAGACCGGTGCGCCGGGCTCGACGAACGTCGTGAAGCCCGTCTACCACGTGGCCTGGCTCGCCTCCCGACTCGGGATGACCGTTGAGCGCCCGCTCGGACCGGTCGACGGCGCGAGGGCCGCCACGCGGGCCCCTGGTCGGCTCGGAGTCCGGACCGGTGCCGGCGGCTCGCCGGCACTCCATCGTGGGCTCGTCGCGAGTCTTCGGGCCCAGCGGTCGGATGTCGCCGTCGTCATCCGACCGGTCCTCTCGGCGATGCCCGCCGGGACGACGCTCCGGGTCGAGCTCCTCGCCGAGCGTCGCGGCTCAGAGCTTCGCGCCGACGTCACGGCGGAGGCGGAGACCGTCCACGTGCGCGTCTGGCTCGATGGCGTCGCGGCGCTGGAGCGCTCCTTCCTCGCCGCCCGCAGGACGGAGGTCGACCTCCTCGGCGACGCGATCGAGGCGGGCGGCCGCGATCCGGCGATCGCCCGCGACACGATCCGCATGGCCGCACGGCTCGCCGGCGGATGA
- the pgl gene encoding 6-phosphogluconolactonase: MTAPEGSASEPSVIVLADSAAVSLAAAERIADSLAAAVAARGRAHLATTGGSSPAGIYRHLAIPPLSDRVPWERIDIWFGDDRLVPRDDPLSNVFPVDRVLLGGAGVRLGPDRLHPFPCGRAIEERRGAAWCAAAYAAEVAAGVPADAAGWPVFDLVLVGIGPDGHLLSVFPGSLALGSDLLALAIPAPTHVEPHVERVTLNPAILGAAREILAITHGTAKAPVIGAIFGPLRDPTRWPAQLARRAGAAWLLDAAAAAELPRDPR; encoded by the coding sequence ATGACCGCTCCGGAAGGGTCGGCGAGCGAACCGAGCGTCATCGTCCTCGCGGATTCGGCAGCGGTGTCACTCGCCGCGGCCGAGCGGATCGCGGACTCGCTCGCCGCGGCGGTCGCGGCGCGCGGACGAGCCCATCTCGCGACGACCGGCGGGTCCAGCCCGGCCGGCATCTATCGGCATCTGGCGATCCCCCCTCTCAGCGATCGCGTGCCGTGGGAGCGGATCGACATCTGGTTCGGCGACGACCGGCTCGTGCCACGCGATGACCCGCTCTCGAACGTGTTCCCGGTCGATCGGGTCCTCCTGGGCGGTGCGGGCGTCAGGCTCGGCCCGGATCGCCTTCATCCGTTCCCGTGCGGGCGCGCGATCGAGGAGCGGCGCGGCGCCGCGTGGTGCGCCGCCGCATACGCCGCGGAGGTCGCCGCGGGTGTTCCAGCGGACGCGGCGGGCTGGCCGGTCTTCGACCTCGTCCTCGTCGGCATCGGGCCGGACGGCCATCTCCTCTCGGTGTTTCCCGGCAGCCTCGCCCTCGGGTCGGATCTCCTCGCCCTCGCCATCCCGGCCCCCACACACGTCGAGCCGCACGTGGAGCGAGTGACGCTGAATCCGGCGATCCTCGGCGCCGCGCGAGAGATCCTCGCGATCACCCACGGCACGGCGAAGGCGCCGGTCATCGGCGCGATCTTCGGCCCGCTGCGCGACCCGACCCGCTGGCCGGCCCAGCTCGCGCGACGGGCGGGAGCGGCCTGGCTCCTCGATGCCGCCGCCGCCGCGGAGCTGCCTCGCGACCCGCGATGA
- a CDS encoding alpha/beta hydrolase — translation MHVIAPDGARLAVFRSGTGPPLLLVHGTTADHTTFRVVGPILAARRTAHAMDRRGRGASGDQPPYRIEREFEDVAAVVEAIAAEAGLTVDVLGHSFGGAVALGAAGLTPRIGSLILYESAPAVPGLAAPPVDIVRDLRRLEATGDDAGLLRSFLVRVVGLTPAEIARFEASPVYADRLAAASTVIRELTAGGHAPEPARLEAITSSVRIPVLQLLGGASGALFTAATAALDAALPDGRVVLLPGQKHAAHHDAADGFVAEVESFLDGRRTRRRTTIET, via the coding sequence TTGCACGTCATTGCGCCGGACGGCGCGCGGCTCGCTGTCTTCCGATCGGGCACCGGGCCGCCGCTCCTCCTCGTCCATGGGACCACCGCCGACCACACGACGTTCCGGGTCGTCGGCCCGATCCTCGCGGCCCGCCGCACCGCCCATGCGATGGACCGCCGCGGCCGCGGCGCGAGCGGCGACCAGCCGCCATATCGCATCGAGCGGGAATTCGAGGACGTCGCTGCCGTCGTCGAAGCGATCGCGGCCGAGGCCGGACTGACCGTGGACGTGCTCGGTCACTCATTCGGCGGCGCGGTCGCGCTCGGTGCCGCCGGCCTGACGCCGCGGATCGGCAGCCTCATCCTGTACGAGAGCGCGCCGGCCGTGCCAGGCCTCGCCGCACCGCCGGTCGACATCGTCCGCGATCTCCGTCGGCTCGAAGCCACCGGCGACGACGCCGGGCTCCTGCGGTCGTTCCTCGTGCGGGTCGTCGGGCTGACCCCCGCGGAGATCGCGCGGTTCGAGGCATCGCCGGTCTACGCGGACCGGCTCGCGGCGGCCTCGACCGTGATCCGAGAGCTGACTGCCGGCGGCCACGCGCCGGAGCCGGCGCGTCTCGAGGCCATCACGTCGAGCGTCCGGATCCCCGTCCTCCAGCTCCTTGGTGGCGCGAGCGGCGCGCTGTTCACGGCCGCCACGGCCGCCCTCGATGCCGCCCTCCCTGACGGTCGCGTCGTCCTGCTGCCCGGCCAGAAGCACGCCGCCCATCACGACGCGGCGGACGGGTTCGTCGCCGAGGTCGAGTCGTTCCTCGATGGGCGTCGGACGCGCCGGAGGACTACCATCGAGACATGA
- a CDS encoding citrate/2-methylcitrate synthase, whose product MTERSATGLASPAAAALAASAPADDRPYSPGLEGVVGAESAIGLVDGRNGRLLYRGYPIGQLVERGTYAEVADLLWTGEWHPGAILAPTPVPPAVMAVLRELPRDASPMDALRTAVSVWGTTQHLTWPPTPEQARALTAFSPSALAAFSRLRQGLEPVEPDPSLGLAAGFLQQLTATTPDPAATRALDAYFIVGAEHGLNASTFTARVITSTRSDMASAVCGAIGALKGPLHGGAPSEVVNQLHEIGSPERAEAWVRAAVARGDRIMGFGHRVYRAYDPRAAALRTVAERMSTTAEWLEMAVVVEDVVLRVLAELKPGRILKTNVEYYAAAVLQGVGLPPELFPSIFALARHAGWTAHVIEQSSANRLIRPDMRYTGPADRDLPA is encoded by the coding sequence ATGACAGAACGATCCGCGACCGGTCTCGCGTCTCCCGCCGCCGCGGCGCTCGCGGCCTCCGCGCCTGCGGACGATCGTCCGTATTCACCGGGCCTTGAAGGGGTCGTCGGCGCCGAGAGCGCCATCGGCCTGGTCGATGGCAGGAATGGGCGGCTCCTCTATCGCGGCTACCCGATCGGCCAGCTCGTCGAACGCGGGACATACGCCGAGGTCGCGGACCTCCTGTGGACCGGCGAGTGGCATCCGGGCGCGATCCTGGCGCCGACCCCGGTCCCGCCAGCGGTCATGGCGGTGCTCCGCGAACTGCCACGGGACGCCTCGCCGATGGACGCCCTCCGGACGGCCGTCTCCGTCTGGGGCACGACGCAGCATCTGACCTGGCCGCCCACGCCGGAGCAGGCGCGGGCGCTCACGGCCTTCTCGCCGTCGGCGCTCGCCGCCTTCAGTCGGCTCCGCCAGGGCCTCGAGCCCGTCGAACCGGATCCGTCGCTCGGTCTGGCGGCAGGCTTCCTCCAGCAGCTCACGGCGACCACCCCGGACCCGGCGGCGACCCGCGCCCTCGACGCGTACTTCATCGTCGGCGCCGAGCACGGTCTCAACGCCTCCACGTTCACCGCCCGGGTCATCACCTCCACCCGGAGCGACATGGCTTCGGCCGTCTGCGGCGCCATCGGGGCGCTCAAGGGACCGCTCCACGGCGGCGCCCCGTCGGAGGTCGTGAATCAGCTCCACGAGATCGGCTCACCGGAGCGGGCGGAGGCCTGGGTCCGGGCGGCGGTCGCTCGGGGCGATCGGATCATGGGCTTCGGCCATCGGGTCTACCGGGCCTACGACCCACGGGCAGCCGCGCTCCGCACCGTGGCCGAGCGGATGTCGACGACGGCAGAGTGGCTCGAGATGGCGGTCGTCGTCGAGGATGTCGTCCTCCGCGTGCTCGCCGAGCTCAAGCCCGGGCGGATCCTCAAGACGAACGTCGAGTACTACGCCGCGGCCGTCCTCCAGGGGGTCGGCCTCCCACCGGAGCTGTTCCCGTCCATCTTCGCCCTCGCCCGCCACGCCGGCTGGACGGCCCACGTGATCGAGCAGTCGTCGGCGAACCGGCTCATCCGGCCGGACATGCGGTACACCGGACCCGCCGACCGCGACCTGCCCGCCTGA
- a CDS encoding MFS transporter, whose translation MTDTRRQDWRILLAIFWITSCVEGLGVSQVFAFVPTYLEGMGVHGSDRLHFVGLFGALIFVVGMPLVPLWGVWADKYSRKAVIVRSAVVEAVVFACVALSREPWQLAASMLLVGFQLGNTGIMLGAIRDAVPRARIGMAMSLFGSSSPIGFAIGPVIGGIVVDRLGWGLPAVFALSAGLSVGTALLVAVLSQEVRPEVIPRGRTLDLAFGALRGVLGDHPTRRIFAIFFVAFLANQVTRPYIPILVSRVNGSLDETSAIGLVNGSAALVGALVAPIGGWLGDRIGYRPVLVVAFLGAGVASLAMPLAPTVPLLALVAFGLAAFYAMVAPMVFSLLGTEVPADRRSQTLNLVYLPLYLGGIVGPILAAVVVGFGVGVPFVLAAAVFLAGGPLIVVLSRRAPVPPPAAPVPPAA comes from the coding sequence ATGACCGATACGCGCCGCCAGGATTGGCGGATCCTTCTCGCGATCTTTTGGATCACCTCGTGCGTCGAGGGACTCGGCGTGAGTCAGGTCTTCGCCTTCGTCCCGACCTACCTCGAGGGGATGGGAGTCCACGGGTCGGACCGCCTCCACTTCGTCGGCCTGTTCGGGGCGCTCATCTTCGTCGTGGGCATGCCGCTCGTCCCGCTGTGGGGCGTCTGGGCGGACAAGTACAGCCGCAAGGCGGTCATCGTCCGAAGCGCCGTCGTGGAGGCGGTCGTCTTCGCCTGCGTCGCCCTGTCCCGCGAGCCGTGGCAGCTTGCGGCGAGCATGCTCCTCGTGGGCTTCCAGCTCGGCAACACCGGGATCATGCTCGGGGCCATCCGTGATGCCGTGCCGCGGGCGCGGATCGGCATGGCCATGTCGCTGTTCGGCAGCTCGTCGCCGATCGGGTTCGCCATCGGTCCGGTCATCGGCGGGATCGTCGTCGATCGGCTCGGCTGGGGTCTGCCGGCGGTGTTCGCCCTGTCGGCGGGCCTGTCCGTGGGTACTGCCCTCCTCGTCGCGGTCCTCTCGCAGGAGGTGCGGCCGGAGGTGATCCCGCGCGGCCGAACGCTCGATCTCGCGTTCGGGGCGCTCCGCGGCGTCCTCGGCGATCACCCGACTCGGCGGATCTTCGCGATCTTCTTCGTCGCCTTCCTCGCCAACCAGGTGACCCGACCGTACATCCCGATCCTCGTGTCGCGGGTGAACGGGTCGCTCGACGAGACGAGCGCGATCGGTCTGGTGAACGGCTCGGCCGCGCTCGTGGGGGCGCTCGTGGCCCCGATCGGGGGTTGGCTCGGCGACCGGATCGGCTATCGGCCCGTCCTCGTCGTGGCCTTCCTCGGCGCCGGGGTCGCGAGCCTCGCCATGCCCCTGGCACCCACCGTCCCGCTCCTCGCTCTCGTCGCGTTCGGGCTGGCCGCGTTCTACGCGATGGTCGCGCCGATGGTCTTCTCGCTCCTCGGCACGGAGGTCCCGGCGGACCGGCGGTCGCAGACGCTCAACCTCGTCTACCTGCCGCTCTACCTCGGCGGGATCGTCGGCCCGATCCTCGCCGCGGTCGTCGTCGGCTTCGGCGTCGGCGTGCCGTTCGTCCTCGCCGCAGCGGTCTTCCTAGCCGGCGGGCCGCTCATCGTCGTCCTCAGTCGGCGGGCGCCCGTGCCGCCGCCAGCGGCGCCCGTGCCGCCAGCGGCGTGA
- a CDS encoding Rieske (2Fe-2S) protein encodes MAHFLERLMAAQDGWARPFGEFNHRWLSALFRPIRPLKDLLNGTWLGHPVHAALSDAPIGILTVVVVLDVLGYPAAADVALVLGILSMIAAAVAGVADYTDTDGRARARATLHATLMVVSLVAFIVSLAIRADGPADRSVPVVLVIVGYVVLLAGGFVGGDLVFRFGNMVDRHAWRTGGAKWLPLEVPGDDVPEGSPTKAKLGANTLVLIRSGDTIHALHDQCAHAGGPLSGGTVIDGCIECPWHGSRFRLADGRLRRGPALYDQPSYEVRRGEHGWEARRAGA; translated from the coding sequence ATGGCCCACTTCCTCGAACGTCTGATGGCCGCCCAGGATGGCTGGGCCCGGCCGTTCGGCGAGTTCAACCACCGCTGGCTCAGCGCCCTCTTCAGGCCGATCCGACCGCTCAAAGACCTCCTCAACGGGACCTGGCTCGGCCATCCCGTCCACGCCGCACTGTCCGATGCGCCGATCGGGATCCTCACCGTCGTCGTCGTCCTCGACGTGCTCGGCTACCCGGCGGCGGCCGACGTCGCCCTCGTCCTCGGCATCCTCTCGATGATCGCCGCCGCGGTCGCCGGAGTGGCGGACTACACGGACACGGATGGTCGGGCCCGGGCGCGTGCGACCCTCCACGCGACGCTCATGGTCGTGAGCCTCGTCGCCTTCATCGTCTCGCTCGCGATCCGGGCGGACGGGCCCGCGGATCGGTCGGTACCGGTCGTCCTCGTGATCGTCGGCTATGTCGTCCTCCTCGCCGGAGGGTTCGTCGGCGGCGACCTGGTCTTCCGCTTCGGCAACATGGTGGACCGCCACGCCTGGCGGACCGGCGGCGCGAAGTGGCTGCCGCTCGAGGTCCCGGGTGACGACGTCCCGGAAGGATCGCCGACGAAGGCGAAGCTTGGCGCGAACACGCTCGTGCTCATCCGCTCCGGCGACACGATCCACGCGCTTCACGATCAGTGCGCCCACGCCGGCGGTCCGCTCTCCGGCGGGACCGTGATCGACGGTTGCATCGAGTGCCCGTGGCACGGCTCGCGGTTCCGCCTGGCAGACGGGCGTCTCCGCCGCGGTCCGGCGCTGTATGACCAGCCCTCCTACGAGGTCCGGCGCGGCGAGCACGGCTGGGAGGCCCGCCGAGCGGGCGCCTGA